Proteins found in one Geomonas subterranea genomic segment:
- a CDS encoding helix-hairpin-helix domain-containing protein encodes MVQSAADFRRLKGVGAILGKRLYDAGFDSFAKIAQAGEEGLSKVRGVSRRHVGSILQQARELAGLEQDERQEPAQRMQERVLEMREMVENLAQATRDRFEGEISEKCGRKLGADLERIENALSQMHDFGNKRSRRIAKILTKAEKKVTGLEEASLKKVRKGFKKARKAVLKALM; translated from the coding sequence ATGGTCCAATCGGCAGCGGATTTCAGGCGTCTCAAAGGCGTCGGCGCGATCCTAGGCAAGCGCCTGTATGATGCCGGGTTCGACAGCTTCGCCAAGATCGCCCAGGCGGGCGAGGAAGGTTTGAGCAAGGTGCGCGGTGTGAGCCGGCGCCACGTGGGGTCGATACTGCAGCAGGCCAGGGAGCTTGCCGGGCTGGAACAGGACGAGCGGCAGGAACCGGCGCAACGGATGCAGGAGCGTGTGCTTGAAATGAGGGAAATGGTGGAGAACCTCGCGCAGGCGACCCGCGACAGGTTCGAGGGTGAGATCTCGGAAAAGTGCGGCAGGAAGCTTGGCGCCGACCTGGAGCGAATCGAAAACGCCCTGTCACAGATGCATGATTTCGGCAACAAGCGGTCCCGGCGCATCGCCAAGATACTCACCAAGGCGGAAAAGAAGGTAACCGGACTGGAAGAGGCAAGCCTCAAGAAGGTTCGCAAGGGGTTCAAGAAAGCGAGAAAGGCAGTGTTGAAGGCTCTGATGTAG
- a CDS encoding glycogen/starch/alpha-glucan phosphorylase encodes MHDNEKNILCPQNVSELEALPMDAEGLVKDFVHHYFHHLGRDKYCRNIRYHYQAVAYTIRERLIERWNNTRYAYINANTKTGYYLSLEFLMGRALGNAVLNLGLDEPAAEAMQQLGLHLEELADQEIDAGLGNGGLGRLAACFLDSCATLQLPVMGYGIRYEYGMFRQRIEDGRQVEEPDHWLRDGNPWEMERPEYTQRVRFGGRCETRRNDDGTVSYCWLDTHDVLAVPYDLPIPGYRNGTVNTLRLWKAAATDVFDLEEFNAGSYTESVAMKNEAENITMVLYPNDASENGKALRLRQQYFLASASLQDVLQRWISRQGKTFELFAERNCFQLNDTHPSCAVPELMRLLMDEQGLCWDEAWQITTHTMAYTNHTLLPEALEKWSVPLFRQLLPRLLEIILEINARFLGEVASRWPGDSDRLRNMSIIEEGEVQQVRMAYLAIVGSFSVNGVAALHSELLVQGLFRDFYELWPEKFNNKTNGVTPRRWLARCNPGLTSLLASRIGDGFVADLSRISEAVRYADDPGFRKDWHAVKRGNKERLAALVQEQCGVTFNPDSLFDVQVKRIHEYKRQLLNVLHVIHLYDRIKRGDTEPWTDRCVLIGGKAAPGYYMAKLIIKLINNVARVVNDDPVVGGRLKVAFLPNYRVTAMEVICPGTDLSEQISTAGKEASGTGNMKFMMNGAITIGTLDGANIEIREEVGDENFFVFGLTAEEVERERRNYNPAGIVAADPDLERVMQLLASGHFNMFEKGIFDPIVKAILSPHDPWMVAADFRSFVRAQRKAAETYQDREAWTRMSIVNSARSGKFSTDRTISEYNEGIWHLRAVDPGAGS; translated from the coding sequence ATGCACGACAACGAAAAGAATATCCTTTGCCCTCAGAACGTCAGCGAGCTGGAGGCGCTCCCCATGGACGCCGAAGGCCTGGTCAAGGATTTCGTACATCATTACTTTCACCACCTGGGGCGCGACAAGTACTGCCGCAACATCCGCTACCACTACCAGGCCGTCGCCTATACCATCCGCGAGCGCCTGATCGAACGCTGGAACAACACCCGCTACGCCTACATCAACGCCAATACCAAGACCGGCTACTACCTTTCCCTGGAGTTCCTGATGGGGCGGGCCCTGGGCAACGCCGTGCTCAACCTCGGGCTCGACGAGCCGGCCGCGGAGGCGATGCAGCAGCTCGGGCTGCACCTGGAGGAACTGGCCGACCAGGAGATCGACGCGGGCCTGGGCAACGGCGGCCTTGGGCGTCTCGCCGCCTGCTTCCTGGACAGCTGCGCGACGCTGCAGCTCCCGGTGATGGGGTACGGCATCCGCTACGAGTACGGCATGTTCCGCCAGCGCATCGAGGACGGACGGCAGGTCGAGGAGCCGGACCACTGGCTGCGCGACGGCAACCCGTGGGAGATGGAGCGCCCCGAGTACACCCAGCGGGTCCGCTTCGGCGGGCGCTGCGAGACCAGGCGCAACGACGACGGCACCGTGAGCTACTGCTGGCTCGACACCCACGACGTGCTCGCCGTTCCCTACGATCTCCCCATTCCGGGCTACCGCAACGGGACCGTCAACACGCTGAGGCTCTGGAAGGCCGCCGCCACCGACGTCTTCGACCTCGAGGAGTTCAACGCCGGGAGCTACACCGAGTCCGTCGCCATGAAGAACGAGGCGGAAAACATCACCATGGTGCTCTACCCCAACGACGCCAGCGAAAACGGCAAGGCCCTCCGGCTCAGGCAGCAGTACTTCCTGGCCTCGGCGAGCCTGCAAGACGTCCTGCAGCGCTGGATCTCGCGCCAGGGCAAGACCTTCGAACTCTTCGCCGAGCGCAACTGCTTCCAGTTGAACGACACCCATCCGAGCTGCGCCGTCCCGGAACTGATGCGCCTGCTCATGGACGAACAGGGGCTCTGCTGGGACGAGGCGTGGCAGATCACCACCCACACCATGGCCTACACCAACCACACCCTCCTCCCCGAAGCGCTGGAGAAGTGGTCCGTGCCGCTGTTCAGGCAGCTTTTGCCGCGCCTTTTGGAGATCATCCTGGAGATCAACGCCCGCTTCCTGGGCGAGGTCGCCAGCCGCTGGCCCGGTGACAGCGACCGTCTGCGTAACATGTCCATCATCGAGGAAGGGGAGGTGCAGCAGGTACGGATGGCCTACCTCGCCATCGTCGGAAGCTTCTCGGTGAACGGCGTGGCCGCCCTGCACTCGGAACTCCTGGTGCAGGGGCTGTTCCGCGATTTCTACGAACTGTGGCCGGAGAAGTTCAACAACAAGACCAACGGCGTCACGCCGCGCCGGTGGCTGGCCCGCTGCAACCCCGGTCTCACCAGTCTGCTCGCCTCCAGGATTGGCGACGGCTTCGTGGCCGACCTCTCGAGGATCTCCGAGGCGGTACGCTACGCCGACGACCCCGGTTTCCGCAAGGATTGGCACGCCGTGAAAAGGGGCAACAAGGAGCGGCTGGCGGCCCTGGTGCAGGAGCAGTGCGGCGTCACCTTCAACCCCGACAGCCTCTTCGACGTCCAGGTGAAAAGGATCCACGAATACAAGCGCCAGCTCTTGAACGTCCTGCACGTGATCCACCTCTACGACCGGATCAAACGCGGCGACACCGAGCCCTGGACCGACCGCTGCGTGCTGATCGGGGGCAAGGCGGCGCCCGGCTACTACATGGCCAAGCTGATCATCAAGCTGATCAACAACGTGGCCCGCGTGGTGAACGACGACCCGGTGGTGGGGGGGCGGCTCAAGGTCGCCTTCCTCCCCAACTACCGCGTTACCGCGATGGAGGTGATCTGCCCCGGCACCGACCTCTCCGAACAGATCTCCACCGCGGGCAAGGAAGCCTCAGGCACCGGCAACATGAAATTCATGATGAACGGCGCCATCACCATAGGCACCCTGGACGGCGCCAACATCGAGATCCGCGAAGAGGTGGGGGACGAGAACTTCTTCGTCTTCGGCCTCACTGCCGAGGAGGTGGAGCGGGAGCGCCGCAACTACAACCCCGCCGGCATCGTGGCCGCCGACCCCGACCTGGAGCGGGTCATGCAGCTTCTGGCCAGCGGGCATTTCAACATGTTCGAGAAGGGGATCTTCGACCCCATCGTGAAGGCGATCCTGAGCCCGCACGATCCCTGGATGGTCGCCGCCGACTTCCGCAGCTTCGTGAGGGCGCAGAGGAAGGCGGCCGAGACCTACCAGGACCGCGAGGCGTGGACCCGGATGAGCATCGTCAACAGCGCCAGGAGCGGCAAGTTCTCCACGGACCGGACCATCTCCGAATACAACGAGGGGATATGGCACCTCCGCGCAGTGGATCCGGGCGCCGGGAGCTAG
- a CDS encoding 2-hydroxymuconate tautomerase family protein: MPFVNVKITRDGATAEQKAALIKGVTQLLADTPGKHPATTVVVIEEVDTDNWGIGGESVTARRKAGK, encoded by the coding sequence ATGCCATTCGTCAACGTCAAGATCACCAGGGACGGAGCGACGGCGGAGCAAAAGGCCGCGCTTATCAAGGGAGTCACCCAACTGCTGGCGGACACGCCCGGGAAGCACCCCGCGACCACCGTGGTAGTGATCGAGGAGGTCGACACCGACAACTGGGGCATTGGCGGTGAGTCTGTCACCGCGCGCAGGAAAGCGGGGAAGTAG
- a CDS encoding Ppx/GppA phosphatase family protein, whose product MRQNRLAAIDIGTNSIRSIIVETAGNGKYRILDDEKVLVRLGEGLHQTGAISPAAWERAIEALSRQKKIIDGYRVASIEAVATSAMRKAVNGRELVAAIREHTGLEIEVISGEEEAELAALSAQHNFELEGVRHLIFDIGGGSLELISALGGHTEEMLSLELGAVFLTESFIKSDPVSPSEHQKLRKYIRKTLKTAYTGERTGMQCLVGSGGTVTSIAAMVAASRGEKFDSLHGYELLRSELVHLLAMLARKGDKERRALPGLNPDRSDIIVAGVTAVDELMDFFQVNHLKVNERGIREGLILRALRRRNLLPEKKRRSWRESALEFARSCHCDEGHARQVAKLSRQIFHALAKRYGWGDKELRLLDAAAVMHDVGYFISYSSHHKHSYHLIRHADLFGFTPRERELMANIARYHRKSLPKKKHDEFTRLTAADQLLVSRLGGILRLCDGLDRRRNAVVRQLDCAIDKDLLRLTLSGDEDMSVEVYGAKAKSDLLQEACRLKLVLEVRVDSDLQEEKGDDDYEEPAGYPDRH is encoded by the coding sequence TTGAGACAGAACCGGCTGGCGGCCATCGACATCGGCACCAACTCGATCCGCAGCATCATCGTGGAAACCGCGGGGAACGGCAAGTACAGGATCCTTGACGACGAAAAGGTTCTGGTGCGCCTGGGCGAGGGACTGCACCAGACCGGCGCCATCTCCCCCGCCGCGTGGGAGCGGGCCATCGAGGCGCTGTCCCGCCAGAAAAAGATCATCGACGGCTACCGGGTCGCCTCCATCGAGGCCGTGGCGACCAGCGCGATGCGCAAGGCGGTCAACGGGCGCGAACTCGTGGCGGCCATCAGGGAACATACCGGCCTGGAGATAGAGGTGATCAGCGGCGAGGAGGAGGCCGAACTGGCCGCCCTCTCCGCCCAGCACAACTTCGAACTCGAAGGGGTGCGGCACCTCATCTTCGACATCGGCGGCGGCAGCCTCGAACTGATCTCGGCGCTTGGTGGGCACACCGAGGAGATGCTGTCGCTGGAACTGGGCGCCGTATTCCTGACGGAGAGCTTCATAAAGAGCGACCCGGTCTCGCCAAGCGAACACCAGAAACTGCGCAAGTACATCCGCAAGACGCTGAAGACCGCCTACACCGGGGAGCGTACCGGGATGCAGTGCCTGGTCGGCTCGGGAGGCACCGTCACCTCCATCGCCGCGATGGTGGCGGCGTCCCGGGGGGAGAAGTTCGACTCCCTGCACGGATACGAACTGCTCCGCTCCGAGCTGGTGCACCTTCTGGCCATGCTGGCGAGAAAGGGGGACAAGGAGCGTCGCGCCCTGCCGGGGCTCAACCCGGACCGCTCAGACATCATCGTGGCCGGGGTCACTGCGGTCGACGAGCTGATGGATTTCTTCCAGGTGAACCATCTGAAGGTGAACGAGCGCGGGATCCGCGAGGGGCTCATACTGCGCGCCCTGCGCCGCCGCAACCTGCTGCCGGAGAAAAAGAGGCGCTCCTGGCGCGAAAGCGCACTCGAGTTCGCCCGTTCCTGTCATTGCGACGAGGGGCACGCCCGGCAGGTCGCCAAGCTCTCCCGGCAGATTTTCCATGCGCTGGCAAAGCGTTACGGCTGGGGGGACAAGGAGCTGAGACTTCTGGACGCCGCCGCCGTCATGCACGACGTCGGCTACTTCATCAGTTATTCCAGTCACCACAAGCATTCCTACCACCTGATCCGCCACGCCGACCTGTTCGGGTTCACCCCCCGGGAGCGCGAGCTGATGGCCAACATCGCCCGCTACCACCGGAAGTCCCTGCCCAAGAAAAAGCACGACGAGTTCACCCGCCTCACGGCGGCGGACCAGCTCCTTGTTTCCCGACTGGGAGGGATTCTGAGGCTGTGTGACGGCCTGGACCGGCGCCGCAACGCCGTGGTGCGGCAGCTCGACTGCGCCATCGACAAGGACCTCCTGCGGCTCACCCTGAGCGGAGACGAGGACATGTCGGTCGAAGTCTACGGCGCCAAAGCGAAGAGCGACCTGCTCCAGGAGGCGTGCCGCCTGAAGCTCGTACTGGAAGTCCGGGTGGATAGCGATCTACAGGAGGAAAAAGGAGATGATGATTATGAAGAGCCCGCCGGTTATCCTGACCGGCACTGA
- a CDS encoding chemotaxis protein CheW, with protein MSTANLPIKKGESSSELIQLVSFNLGAEEYAVEVLKVREIIRMTPITHIPNTPPSVEGIINLRGKVIPIISLRNRFGMCSTDDDQHTRIMVMDIDGKLMGFIVDGVSEVIRIASGEIQPPPSIAAGGVDQDFICGVIKHGEQLLLMLQLDRMFTSAEQDAFSSFG; from the coding sequence ATGTCTACCGCGAATTTGCCGATTAAAAAGGGTGAGTCGAGCAGCGAACTGATCCAGCTGGTGAGCTTCAACCTGGGCGCCGAAGAGTATGCCGTCGAGGTGCTCAAGGTGCGCGAGATCATCAGGATGACCCCGATCACCCATATCCCGAACACCCCTCCAAGCGTGGAGGGGATCATAAACCTGCGCGGCAAGGTCATACCCATCATCTCGCTCAGGAACAGGTTCGGCATGTGCAGCACCGATGATGACCAGCACACCCGGATCATGGTCATGGACATCGACGGAAAGCTCATGGGGTTCATCGTCGACGGTGTATCCGAGGTCATCAGGATTGCCAGCGGCGAGATCCAGCCCCCGCCCAGCATCGCCGCCGGCGGCGTGGACCAGGACTTCATCTGCGGCGTCATCAAACACGGCGAGCAGTTGCTGCTCATGCTGCAGCTCGACCGGATGTTCACCAGCGCCGAGCAGGATGCCTTCTCAAGCTTCGGTTAG
- a CDS encoding PKD domain-containing protein: MSRKGSTAFPAVSLLLSISCVSPVTAADLVVNGGVQTLSGEQSFDNVSVVNGGKLYVEPYNGATGGYLKLKASKVVVDATSAIIADARGYRGAFNSNGEGPGAGRIGSTDGGGGGAYGGKGGNGVSDGGWRVDGLGGTPYGSVDTLSIEMGSAAGAAGYVDYAYNNGGYGGNGGGALWIEAETINNAGTISANGEDGKIYYNDSTGGGAGGGILLYGGTIVNTGSLKANGGGGGTIGCGTPGMCGQDDGGGGGGGGRIKIFYGSLQNTGTVSVAGGRGGVYAAAGGNGTFFSIAKGAPPIANAGADNSLNEGSIVVLDGSASSSVSGDPLSYSWTQIAGTPVALNMADPVHPTFVAPLVSAGGSTLSFQLIVNDTHFPSAPDTVNITVKNVNHPPEADAGDDQTVAEKSAVRLDASRSWDLDGETLAYTWQQVAGPVVPLPEENAVAPTFIAPSVGVEGARLTFMVTAFDGIDTDTDTVDVVVENVNHAPVANAGADLTRNEGSIVTLDGTASSDPDLDPLSYSWTQVSGPVVTLSDASSPNPTFTAPLVGLGGETITFKLVVNDGLAVSEPADEVAVQVLNVNDPPSCEHAQAAPGALWPPNHKLVPVTVTGVSDPDNDKVILTITGVTQDETIDGLGDGDTSPDAVIQGDKALLRAERSGTGNGRVYRIGFSANDGQGGVCSGSVSVGVPHSRSAGDAIVDDGQNYNSVQP, encoded by the coding sequence ATGTCCCGAAAAGGATCGACCGCTTTTCCAGCAGTATCGCTTCTTCTGTCAATCTCCTGCGTGTCTCCTGTCACAGCTGCCGATTTGGTGGTCAATGGCGGGGTGCAGACACTGTCAGGTGAGCAGAGCTTCGACAACGTGAGCGTTGTCAACGGCGGCAAGTTGTATGTAGAGCCGTACAACGGCGCGACCGGCGGCTACCTGAAGCTCAAGGCGAGCAAGGTCGTCGTTGACGCCACCTCGGCGATCATAGCCGACGCGCGGGGCTACCGGGGGGCGTTCAACAGCAACGGTGAAGGCCCGGGAGCCGGCCGCATCGGGAGCACCGATGGCGGCGGTGGCGGAGCCTACGGCGGCAAAGGCGGCAACGGCGTCAGCGACGGGGGGTGGAGGGTCGACGGTCTCGGCGGCACCCCGTACGGGAGCGTGGATACGCTCAGCATCGAAATGGGATCCGCCGCCGGGGCAGCGGGCTACGTGGACTACGCGTACAACAACGGCGGTTACGGCGGCAATGGTGGCGGCGCGCTCTGGATCGAGGCTGAAACCATAAATAACGCAGGTACCATCAGCGCAAACGGCGAAGACGGCAAGATTTACTACAACGATTCCACCGGCGGTGGCGCGGGGGGCGGCATTCTCCTCTACGGCGGCACCATCGTCAACACCGGCAGCCTCAAGGCCAACGGCGGTGGAGGCGGTACCATCGGGTGCGGCACGCCGGGCATGTGCGGGCAGGACGACGGCGGCGGCGGTGGTGGCGGTGGCAGAATCAAAATCTTCTACGGCTCCCTGCAGAACACGGGAACGGTTTCAGTCGCCGGTGGCAGAGGCGGGGTCTACGCGGCAGCTGGGGGCAACGGTACTTTCTTCAGCATCGCCAAGGGAGCTCCCCCCATTGCCAACGCCGGCGCGGACAACTCCCTCAACGAAGGGTCGATCGTTGTTCTTGATGGATCGGCCAGCAGCTCCGTGAGCGGTGATCCGTTGTCCTACTCCTGGACCCAGATCGCCGGTACTCCGGTGGCTTTGAACATGGCTGACCCGGTTCATCCCACCTTTGTCGCCCCCCTGGTCTCCGCCGGAGGCAGCACCCTTTCCTTCCAGCTGATCGTCAACGATACCCACTTCCCGAGCGCGCCGGACACGGTGAATATCACGGTCAAAAACGTGAATCATCCGCCGGAGGCAGACGCAGGCGATGACCAGACCGTTGCCGAAAAGTCCGCGGTGCGGCTGGACGCTTCGCGTAGCTGGGATCTCGACGGTGAAACGCTTGCCTACACCTGGCAGCAGGTCGCCGGACCCGTGGTTCCGCTGCCGGAGGAGAATGCAGTGGCTCCGACCTTCATCGCCCCCTCGGTGGGTGTTGAAGGCGCCCGGCTGACCTTCATGGTCACCGCGTTCGACGGGATCGATACCGATACCGACACCGTCGACGTTGTGGTGGAAAACGTGAATCACGCGCCGGTGGCGAACGCCGGCGCGGACCTGACCCGGAACGAGGGGAGCATCGTCACCCTCGACGGGACTGCGAGCAGCGACCCGGACCTCGACCCCCTGAGCTACAGCTGGACCCAGGTGAGCGGCCCCGTGGTGACCCTTTCGGATGCCAGCAGCCCCAATCCGACCTTTACCGCGCCCCTGGTGGGATTGGGCGGCGAGACCATCACCTTCAAACTCGTCGTCAACGACGGCCTCGCGGTCAGCGAACCTGCGGATGAGGTGGCGGTACAGGTCCTCAACGTGAACGATCCTCCCTCCTGCGAACATGCCCAGGCGGCCCCCGGCGCGCTCTGGCCGCCCAACCACAAGCTGGTTCCCGTTACCGTCACCGGCGTCAGTGACCCCGACAACGACAAGGTCATCCTCACCATCACCGGCGTAACCCAGGATGAAACCATCGACGGCCTTGGTGACGGCGATACCAGCCCGGATGCGGTGATCCAGGGCGATAAAGCCCTGCTGCGTGCCGAGCGCTCCGGGACCGGCAATGGCCGCGTCTACCGGATCGGCTTCAGCGCCAACGACGGGCAGGGGGGGGTCTGCAGCGGTTCCGTCTCTGTCGGTGTCCCCCACAGCAGGAGTGCCGGCGATGCCATCGTGGACGACGGGCAGAACTACAACTCTGTCCAGCCGTAA